In Eretmochelys imbricata isolate rEreImb1 chromosome 14, rEreImb1.hap1, whole genome shotgun sequence, a genomic segment contains:
- the CCHCR1 gene encoding coiled-coil alpha-helical rod protein 1 isoform X3, translating into MAGSGSSGSGARGAVGLATFPESVAGPRGLIPPSHFQSRSAAPLVASGMASWRAGPPCWQPQELTELRQENQRLRDELQRWTAGGARAPRGRAGAEMEEPGVWSRSLDREAEPPAAHHALAISQQAELISHQLHEIQRLEAELAGLRTAVLQQEAMVAARESTVACLQGELEQLRGRSQAEGEALRAELEEQKRCGQAEATALKAELEELRRRGQAETNVLRAELEEQRRRGQAEADALRAERAVATEQHQQELAAARRELQAALEEGKAQTQRATERLQGALGEHQAELSRLCVAHGAEVGSLQQRALQLEQELEARGRERQSLQEQLSTAQAELASQQALLQQLRTYVGEQGSGLGPERQLLLGQVQRLEGERDALRTTAELLQLRLASLSDILALQELELTRKPCDPLQPEPAQKSQSLLSRWREKVFALMVQLRSQELGHADATNLLQRKVSELQGEVESRDQKVALLLHSLQDKTAEADMERVNSKTLRAELSHWEDSGQRLQRRAEAAEGALRGLVETVSRLHQQVGGQEAELKAAASSLAGLGNRVTFAAKRVDTIQGLVSRKVALARLQRDEQPKAAGSENDGPSYEALRAELALLHQERDRLVAELKKGAQILEQQVAEAREKAERELREATRSLQGALEQKAEAERERRRQQGQLEGAQRELQESLEAAEGLRRELAGLRHEYERALQEKVTEVEARLRRDLSELEQRLNEARREHTKAVVALRQAERQAARDKARSQELARLQEEAKREATGRLGARLQALERDKNLLMATLRQEGLLAQYKRNRLAAQRDPGEPGGSGQQPPPGKGGAPPPSKETLAAVLEDLQSLSTALLREEDEETPPEEEGSAEDEEGPP; encoded by the exons ATGGCCGGTTCGGGTTCCAGCGGATCCGGGGCGCGCGGGGCGGTTGGTCTCGCGACGTTTCCCGAGAGCGTTGCGG GTCCTAGGGGGCTGATTCCTCCCTCACATTTCCAGAGCCGGTCGGCGGCTCCCCTGGTTGCTTCTGGAATGGCTTCCTGGAGGGCAGGGcccccctgctggcagccccaggagCTCACGGAGCTGAGGCAGGAGAACCAGCGCCTCCGAGATGAGCTGCAAAGATGGACAGCAGGGGGCGCTAGGGCAcccagggggagggcaggagcgGAGATGGAGGAGCCTGGAGTGTGGAGCAG GTCCCTGGACAGGGAGGCGGAGCCCCCAGCTGCCCATCATGCCCTGGCCATATCCCAGCAGGCCGAGCTCATTTCCCACCAGCTCCACGAGATCCAGCGGCTAGAGGCGGAGCTAGCTGGGCTCCGAACTGCCGTTCTCCAGCAGGAGGCCAtggtggctgccagggagagcaccGTGGCCTGCctgcagggggagctggagcagctGAGGGGGAGGAGCCAGGCTGAGGGGGAGGCCCTGAGGGCGGAGCTAGAGGAGCagaagaggtgtggccaggcagaaGCTACTGCCCTGAAGGCGGAGCTGGAAGAGTTGAGGAGGCGTGGCCAAGCAGAAACTAATGTCCTGAGGGCGGAGCTAGAAGAGCAGAGGAGGCGTGGCCAAGCAGAAGCCGACGCCCTGAGGGCAGAGCGAGCGGTGGCCACTGAGCAGCACCAGCAGGAGCTGGCGGCGGCGCGGCGGGAGCTGCAGGCGGCGCTGGAGGAAGGGAAGGCCCAGACCCAGAGGGCAACAGAGcgcctgcagggggcgctgggggagcACCAGGCTGAG ctctcccgtCTCTGCGTGGCCCATGGGGCTGAAgttggctccctgcagcagcgggccctgcagctggagcaggagctggaggCCAGGGGACGGGAGCGCCAGAGCCTGCAGGAGCAGCTCAG CACGGCCCAGGCGGAGCTGGCCTCCCAGcaggccctgctgcagcagctacGGACCTATGTGGGAGAGCAGGGGAGCGGGCTGGGCCCCGAGAGGCAGCTGCTGCTTGGCCAGGTGCAG CGCCTAGAAGGGGAGCGCGACGCCCTGAGGACGAcggcagagctgctgcagctcaGACTGGCCTCGCTCAGCGACATCCTGGccctgcaggagctggagctgaCCAGGAAG CCCTGTGACCCCCTGCAGCCCGAGCCAGCCCAGAAGAGCCAGTCCCTGCTGAGCCGCTGGCGGGAGAAGGTCTTTGCCCTCATGGTGCAGCTCAGATCCCAGGAGCTCGGCCACGCGGACGCCACCAAcctgctccagaggaag GTCTCAGAGCTGCAAGGTGAAGTGGAGTCGAGGGACCAGAAGGTGGCGCTGCTGCTTCACAGCCTTCAGGATAAGACAGCTGAGGCCGATATGGAACGAGTGAACAGCAAG ACGCTCCGGGCCGAGCTGTCTCACTGGGAGGACTCAGGGCAGCGTCTCCAGCGCCGGGCGGAAGCGGCCGAGGGTGCCTTGCGGGGTCTTGTGGAGACCGTGAGCAG GCTCCACCagcaggttggggggcaggaggcagagctgAAGGCGGCCGCATCGagcctggcagggctgggaaaccGAGTCACCTTCGCCGCCAAGAGAGTCGACACCATCCAAG GGCTGGTGTCTCGTAAAGTGGCCCTGGCTCGACTGCAGAGAGACGAGCAGCCCAAGGCCGCTGGGTCGGAGAACGACGG cccgTCCTACGAGGCTCTCCGGGCCGAGCTGGCCCTGCTGCACCAGGAGCGGGACCGTCTGGTGGCCGAGCTGAAGAAGGGGGCCCAGATCCTCGAGCAGCAGGTGGCCGAAGCCCGGGAGAAAG CGGAGCGGGAGCTGCGGGAGGCGACGCGgagcctgcagggggcgctggagcagaaggcggaggcggagcgggagcggcggcggcagcagggGCAGCTGGAGGGGGCGCAGCGGGAGCTGCAGGAGAGCCTGGAGGCGGCCGAGGGGCTGAGACGGGAGCTGGCTGGGCTGCGGCATGAATATGAGAGAG CCCTACAGGAGAAGGTGACGGAGGTGGAGGCCCGGCTGCGTCGGGATCTCTCGGAGCTGGAGCAGAGGCTTAACGAGGCCCGAAGGGAGCACACGAAGGCCG TGGTTGCCCTGCGTCAGGCCGAGCGCCAGGCGGCCCGGGACAAAGCCAGGAGCCAGGAGCTGGCGCGACTGCAGGAGGAAGCCAAGCGGGAGGCGACGGGCCGGCTGGGGGCGCGGCTCCAGGCGCTGGAGAGAGACAAGAACCTGCTGATG GCCACCCTGCGGCAGGAAGGGCTCCTGGCCCAATACAAGCGGAACCGGCTGGCGGCCCAGCGGGACCCAGGGGAGCCAGGAGGGAGCGGGCAGCAGCCACCGCCGGGGAAAGGGGGAGCCCCGCCTCCCTCCAAAG AGACCTTGGCTGCAGTGCTGGAGGACCTGCAGAGCCTCAGCACGGCCCTCCTGCGGGAGGAGGACGAGGAGACGCCGCCAGAGGAGGAAGGCAGCGCCGAGGATGAGGAGGGGCCGCCctga
- the CCHCR1 gene encoding coiled-coil alpha-helical rod protein 1 isoform X1, whose protein sequence is MDKREESRGHLDPPAVFGAPRPTGPRGLIPPSHFQSRSAAPLVASGMASWRAGPPCWQPQELTELRQENQRLRDELQRWTAGGARAPRGRAGAEMEEPGVWSRSLDREAEPPAAHHALAISQQAELISHQLHEIQRLEAELAGLRTAVLQQEAMVAARESTVACLQGELEQLRGRSQAEGEALRAELEEQKRCGQAEATALKAELEELRRRGQAETNVLRAELEEQRRRGQAEADALRAERAVATEQHQQELAAARRELQAALEEGKAQTQRATERLQGALGEHQAELSRLCVAHGAEVGSLQQRALQLEQELEARGRERQSLQEQLSTAQAELASQQALLQQLRTYVGEQGSGLGPERQLLLGQVQRLEGERDALRTTAELLQLRLASLSDILALQELELTRKPCDPLQPEPAQKSQSLLSRWREKVFALMVQLRSQELGHADATNLLQRKVSELQGEVESRDQKVALLLHSLQDKTAEADMERVNSKTLRAELSHWEDSGQRLQRRAEAAEGALRGLVETVSRLHQQVGGQEAELKAAASSLAGLGNRVTFAAKRVDTIQGLVSRKVALARLQRDEQPKAAGSENDGPSYEALRAELALLHQERDRLVAELKKGAQILEQQVAEAREKAERELREATRSLQGALEQKAEAERERRRQQGQLEGAQRELQESLEAAEGLRRELAGLRHEYERALQEKVTEVEARLRRDLSELEQRLNEARREHTKAVVALRQAERQAARDKARSQELARLQEEAKREATGRLGARLQALERDKNLLMATLRQEGLLAQYKRNRLAAQRDPGEPGGSGQQPPPGKGGAPPPSKETLAAVLEDLQSLSTALLREEDEETPPEEEGSAEDEEGPP, encoded by the exons ATGGACAAAAGGGAAGAGTCCAGGGGTCACCTGGACCCGCCGGCCGTCTTTGGAGCCCCCAGACCCACCG GTCCTAGGGGGCTGATTCCTCCCTCACATTTCCAGAGCCGGTCGGCGGCTCCCCTGGTTGCTTCTGGAATGGCTTCCTGGAGGGCAGGGcccccctgctggcagccccaggagCTCACGGAGCTGAGGCAGGAGAACCAGCGCCTCCGAGATGAGCTGCAAAGATGGACAGCAGGGGGCGCTAGGGCAcccagggggagggcaggagcgGAGATGGAGGAGCCTGGAGTGTGGAGCAG GTCCCTGGACAGGGAGGCGGAGCCCCCAGCTGCCCATCATGCCCTGGCCATATCCCAGCAGGCCGAGCTCATTTCCCACCAGCTCCACGAGATCCAGCGGCTAGAGGCGGAGCTAGCTGGGCTCCGAACTGCCGTTCTCCAGCAGGAGGCCAtggtggctgccagggagagcaccGTGGCCTGCctgcagggggagctggagcagctGAGGGGGAGGAGCCAGGCTGAGGGGGAGGCCCTGAGGGCGGAGCTAGAGGAGCagaagaggtgtggccaggcagaaGCTACTGCCCTGAAGGCGGAGCTGGAAGAGTTGAGGAGGCGTGGCCAAGCAGAAACTAATGTCCTGAGGGCGGAGCTAGAAGAGCAGAGGAGGCGTGGCCAAGCAGAAGCCGACGCCCTGAGGGCAGAGCGAGCGGTGGCCACTGAGCAGCACCAGCAGGAGCTGGCGGCGGCGCGGCGGGAGCTGCAGGCGGCGCTGGAGGAAGGGAAGGCCCAGACCCAGAGGGCAACAGAGcgcctgcagggggcgctgggggagcACCAGGCTGAG ctctcccgtCTCTGCGTGGCCCATGGGGCTGAAgttggctccctgcagcagcgggccctgcagctggagcaggagctggaggCCAGGGGACGGGAGCGCCAGAGCCTGCAGGAGCAGCTCAG CACGGCCCAGGCGGAGCTGGCCTCCCAGcaggccctgctgcagcagctacGGACCTATGTGGGAGAGCAGGGGAGCGGGCTGGGCCCCGAGAGGCAGCTGCTGCTTGGCCAGGTGCAG CGCCTAGAAGGGGAGCGCGACGCCCTGAGGACGAcggcagagctgctgcagctcaGACTGGCCTCGCTCAGCGACATCCTGGccctgcaggagctggagctgaCCAGGAAG CCCTGTGACCCCCTGCAGCCCGAGCCAGCCCAGAAGAGCCAGTCCCTGCTGAGCCGCTGGCGGGAGAAGGTCTTTGCCCTCATGGTGCAGCTCAGATCCCAGGAGCTCGGCCACGCGGACGCCACCAAcctgctccagaggaag GTCTCAGAGCTGCAAGGTGAAGTGGAGTCGAGGGACCAGAAGGTGGCGCTGCTGCTTCACAGCCTTCAGGATAAGACAGCTGAGGCCGATATGGAACGAGTGAACAGCAAG ACGCTCCGGGCCGAGCTGTCTCACTGGGAGGACTCAGGGCAGCGTCTCCAGCGCCGGGCGGAAGCGGCCGAGGGTGCCTTGCGGGGTCTTGTGGAGACCGTGAGCAG GCTCCACCagcaggttggggggcaggaggcagagctgAAGGCGGCCGCATCGagcctggcagggctgggaaaccGAGTCACCTTCGCCGCCAAGAGAGTCGACACCATCCAAG GGCTGGTGTCTCGTAAAGTGGCCCTGGCTCGACTGCAGAGAGACGAGCAGCCCAAGGCCGCTGGGTCGGAGAACGACGG cccgTCCTACGAGGCTCTCCGGGCCGAGCTGGCCCTGCTGCACCAGGAGCGGGACCGTCTGGTGGCCGAGCTGAAGAAGGGGGCCCAGATCCTCGAGCAGCAGGTGGCCGAAGCCCGGGAGAAAG CGGAGCGGGAGCTGCGGGAGGCGACGCGgagcctgcagggggcgctggagcagaaggcggaggcggagcgggagcggcggcggcagcagggGCAGCTGGAGGGGGCGCAGCGGGAGCTGCAGGAGAGCCTGGAGGCGGCCGAGGGGCTGAGACGGGAGCTGGCTGGGCTGCGGCATGAATATGAGAGAG CCCTACAGGAGAAGGTGACGGAGGTGGAGGCCCGGCTGCGTCGGGATCTCTCGGAGCTGGAGCAGAGGCTTAACGAGGCCCGAAGGGAGCACACGAAGGCCG TGGTTGCCCTGCGTCAGGCCGAGCGCCAGGCGGCCCGGGACAAAGCCAGGAGCCAGGAGCTGGCGCGACTGCAGGAGGAAGCCAAGCGGGAGGCGACGGGCCGGCTGGGGGCGCGGCTCCAGGCGCTGGAGAGAGACAAGAACCTGCTGATG GCCACCCTGCGGCAGGAAGGGCTCCTGGCCCAATACAAGCGGAACCGGCTGGCGGCCCAGCGGGACCCAGGGGAGCCAGGAGGGAGCGGGCAGCAGCCACCGCCGGGGAAAGGGGGAGCCCCGCCTCCCTCCAAAG AGACCTTGGCTGCAGTGCTGGAGGACCTGCAGAGCCTCAGCACGGCCCTCCTGCGGGAGGAGGACGAGGAGACGCCGCCAGAGGAGGAAGGCAGCGCCGAGGATGAGGAGGGGCCGCCctga
- the CCHCR1 gene encoding coiled-coil alpha-helical rod protein 1 isoform X2 — protein MASWRAGPPCWQPQELTELRQENQRLRDELQRWTAGGARAPRGRAGAEMEEPGVWSRSLDREAEPPAAHHALAISQQAELISHQLHEIQRLEAELAGLRTAVLQQEAMVAARESTVACLQGELEQLRGRSQAEGEALRAELEEQKRCGQAEATALKAELEELRRRGQAETNVLRAELEEQRRRGQAEADALRAERAVATEQHQQELAAARRELQAALEEGKAQTQRATERLQGALGEHQAELSRLCVAHGAEVGSLQQRALQLEQELEARGRERQSLQEQLSTAQAELASQQALLQQLRTYVGEQGSGLGPERQLLLGQVQRLEGERDALRTTAELLQLRLASLSDILALQELELTRKPCDPLQPEPAQKSQSLLSRWREKVFALMVQLRSQELGHADATNLLQRKVSELQGEVESRDQKVALLLHSLQDKTAEADMERVNSKTLRAELSHWEDSGQRLQRRAEAAEGALRGLVETVSRLHQQVGGQEAELKAAASSLAGLGNRVTFAAKRVDTIQGLVSRKVALARLQRDEQPKAAGSENDGPSYEALRAELALLHQERDRLVAELKKGAQILEQQVAEAREKAERELREATRSLQGALEQKAEAERERRRQQGQLEGAQRELQESLEAAEGLRRELAGLRHEYERALQEKVTEVEARLRRDLSELEQRLNEARREHTKAVVALRQAERQAARDKARSQELARLQEEAKREATGRLGARLQALERDKNLLMATLRQEGLLAQYKRNRLAAQRDPGEPGGSGQQPPPGKGGAPPPSKETLAAVLEDLQSLSTALLREEDEETPPEEEGSAEDEEGPP, from the exons ATGGCTTCCTGGAGGGCAGGGcccccctgctggcagccccaggagCTCACGGAGCTGAGGCAGGAGAACCAGCGCCTCCGAGATGAGCTGCAAAGATGGACAGCAGGGGGCGCTAGGGCAcccagggggagggcaggagcgGAGATGGAGGAGCCTGGAGTGTGGAGCAG GTCCCTGGACAGGGAGGCGGAGCCCCCAGCTGCCCATCATGCCCTGGCCATATCCCAGCAGGCCGAGCTCATTTCCCACCAGCTCCACGAGATCCAGCGGCTAGAGGCGGAGCTAGCTGGGCTCCGAACTGCCGTTCTCCAGCAGGAGGCCAtggtggctgccagggagagcaccGTGGCCTGCctgcagggggagctggagcagctGAGGGGGAGGAGCCAGGCTGAGGGGGAGGCCCTGAGGGCGGAGCTAGAGGAGCagaagaggtgtggccaggcagaaGCTACTGCCCTGAAGGCGGAGCTGGAAGAGTTGAGGAGGCGTGGCCAAGCAGAAACTAATGTCCTGAGGGCGGAGCTAGAAGAGCAGAGGAGGCGTGGCCAAGCAGAAGCCGACGCCCTGAGGGCAGAGCGAGCGGTGGCCACTGAGCAGCACCAGCAGGAGCTGGCGGCGGCGCGGCGGGAGCTGCAGGCGGCGCTGGAGGAAGGGAAGGCCCAGACCCAGAGGGCAACAGAGcgcctgcagggggcgctgggggagcACCAGGCTGAG ctctcccgtCTCTGCGTGGCCCATGGGGCTGAAgttggctccctgcagcagcgggccctgcagctggagcaggagctggaggCCAGGGGACGGGAGCGCCAGAGCCTGCAGGAGCAGCTCAG CACGGCCCAGGCGGAGCTGGCCTCCCAGcaggccctgctgcagcagctacGGACCTATGTGGGAGAGCAGGGGAGCGGGCTGGGCCCCGAGAGGCAGCTGCTGCTTGGCCAGGTGCAG CGCCTAGAAGGGGAGCGCGACGCCCTGAGGACGAcggcagagctgctgcagctcaGACTGGCCTCGCTCAGCGACATCCTGGccctgcaggagctggagctgaCCAGGAAG CCCTGTGACCCCCTGCAGCCCGAGCCAGCCCAGAAGAGCCAGTCCCTGCTGAGCCGCTGGCGGGAGAAGGTCTTTGCCCTCATGGTGCAGCTCAGATCCCAGGAGCTCGGCCACGCGGACGCCACCAAcctgctccagaggaag GTCTCAGAGCTGCAAGGTGAAGTGGAGTCGAGGGACCAGAAGGTGGCGCTGCTGCTTCACAGCCTTCAGGATAAGACAGCTGAGGCCGATATGGAACGAGTGAACAGCAAG ACGCTCCGGGCCGAGCTGTCTCACTGGGAGGACTCAGGGCAGCGTCTCCAGCGCCGGGCGGAAGCGGCCGAGGGTGCCTTGCGGGGTCTTGTGGAGACCGTGAGCAG GCTCCACCagcaggttggggggcaggaggcagagctgAAGGCGGCCGCATCGagcctggcagggctgggaaaccGAGTCACCTTCGCCGCCAAGAGAGTCGACACCATCCAAG GGCTGGTGTCTCGTAAAGTGGCCCTGGCTCGACTGCAGAGAGACGAGCAGCCCAAGGCCGCTGGGTCGGAGAACGACGG cccgTCCTACGAGGCTCTCCGGGCCGAGCTGGCCCTGCTGCACCAGGAGCGGGACCGTCTGGTGGCCGAGCTGAAGAAGGGGGCCCAGATCCTCGAGCAGCAGGTGGCCGAAGCCCGGGAGAAAG CGGAGCGGGAGCTGCGGGAGGCGACGCGgagcctgcagggggcgctggagcagaaggcggaggcggagcgggagcggcggcggcagcagggGCAGCTGGAGGGGGCGCAGCGGGAGCTGCAGGAGAGCCTGGAGGCGGCCGAGGGGCTGAGACGGGAGCTGGCTGGGCTGCGGCATGAATATGAGAGAG CCCTACAGGAGAAGGTGACGGAGGTGGAGGCCCGGCTGCGTCGGGATCTCTCGGAGCTGGAGCAGAGGCTTAACGAGGCCCGAAGGGAGCACACGAAGGCCG TGGTTGCCCTGCGTCAGGCCGAGCGCCAGGCGGCCCGGGACAAAGCCAGGAGCCAGGAGCTGGCGCGACTGCAGGAGGAAGCCAAGCGGGAGGCGACGGGCCGGCTGGGGGCGCGGCTCCAGGCGCTGGAGAGAGACAAGAACCTGCTGATG GCCACCCTGCGGCAGGAAGGGCTCCTGGCCCAATACAAGCGGAACCGGCTGGCGGCCCAGCGGGACCCAGGGGAGCCAGGAGGGAGCGGGCAGCAGCCACCGCCGGGGAAAGGGGGAGCCCCGCCTCCCTCCAAAG AGACCTTGGCTGCAGTGCTGGAGGACCTGCAGAGCCTCAGCACGGCCCTCCTGCGGGAGGAGGACGAGGAGACGCCGCCAGAGGAGGAAGGCAGCGCCGAGGATGAGGAGGGGCCGCCctga
- the TCF19 gene encoding transcription factor 19 → MPSEALPCFQLLRMGPACPGDDPNRDLHTFRPAGPHCTYRLGRRAEVCDVPLVSERNPGLVSRIHAEIHAERDPHSTAGEWRVCLVDCSTHGTYVNAVRVPRGRRLELSDGDLVTFGHPDPVPEGCALAPPPDDSEFCFLFQKVRVQPQDFAAITTPKAPWPLPCGFKPVLPGGNHRIRPLARPAGPSRPSRPKATLILSSIGSLSKLKPQPLTFTLNRGPRSEPPSRPGASRSRRKSAHTLLPELEDEVTRLDEEPWACEPDRYSCQSPLRKAPEGAGSGRAQPDARLKVQVTPSGGGGRPRKHPLRDTCQVFSQTLLAAEPCAAPRCRLPQDETVQWVQCDGCDAWFHVACVGCSYSAVQEADFRCGGCRT, encoded by the exons atgccatctgaggccctgccctgcttccagctgctgcGGATGGGCCCAGCCTGTCCGGGGGATGACCCGAACCGGGACCTGCACACCTTCCGGCCAGCTGGGCCGCACTGCACCTACCGGCTGGGGCGCCGGGCCGAAGTCTGCGACGTCCCCCTGGTGTCAGAGCGCAACCCGGGGCTGGTGTCCCGCATCCACGCCGAGATCCACGCCGAGAGGGACCCACACAGCACCGCCGGGGAGTGGCGGGTCTGCCTGGTGGACTGCAGCACCCATG GCACCTACGTCAACGCGGTGCGGGTGCCCCGGGGCCGGCGCCTGGAGCTGAGCGACGGAGACCTGGTCACCTTCGGCCACCCGGACCCTGTGCCCGAGGGCTGCGCCCTGGCCCCCCCGCCTGACGACTCGGAGTTCTGCTTCCTCTTCCAGAAGGTGCGGGTGCAGCCCCAGGATTTCGCCGCCATCACGACCCCCAAGGCTCCCTGGCCGCTCCCCTGCGGCTTCAAACCCGTGCTGCCTGGCGGCAACCATCGCATCCGCCCACTAGCCCGGCCCGCGGGGCCCTCTCGCCCTTCCCGCCCCAAGGCCACCCTGATCCTCAGCTCCATCGGCAGCCTCAGCAAGCTCAAGCCACAGCCACTGACTTTCACCCTGAACCGGGGTCCAAGGTCGGAGCCTCCCTCCCGGCCCGGGGCCTCCAGGAGCCGTCGGAAGTCGGCCCACACGCTGCTCCCCGAGCTGGAGGACGAGGTGACCCGGCTGGACGAGGAGCCGTGGGCTTGTGAGCCAGACAGATACAGCTGCCAAAGCCCGCTGCGGAAGGCGccggagggggcagggagcggcaGGGCGCAGCCGGATGCGCGACTGAAGGTCCAGGTCACGCCAAGCGG CGGCGGGGGGCGGCCGCGGAAGCACCCGCTGCGTGACACCTGCCAGGTGTTCTCGCAGACGCTGCTGGCTGCGGAGCCCTGCGCGGCCCCACGCTGCCGCCTGCCCCAGGACGAGACGGTGCAGTGGGTGCAGTGCGACGGCTGCGACGCCTGGTTCCACGTGGCCTGCGTGGGCTGCAGCTACAGCGCCGTCCAGGAGGCCGACTTCCGCTGCGGGGGCTGCCGCACGTAG